One region of Labrus mixtus chromosome 1, fLabMix1.1, whole genome shotgun sequence genomic DNA includes:
- the LOC132978930 gene encoding RNA-binding protein 25-like: MLSILQPRQDAGVSERGRGERERERERERERERKERERERERERERGREREREREREEERDSERRGLAAVLGNLLLITQYVTPTTWLTTSERRRLCVRCGALLTSDRPPSGRREREREREREGEREREREREREGEGERERERERERERETEREGASERQRERERARESVCERERERERERERGREGEIERGRGRERERVCV, translated from the exons atgTTGTCAATACTGCAGCCAAGACAGGACGCTGGTGTCTctgagagaggaaggggagagagagagagagagagagagagagagagagagagagagagaaaagagagagagagagagagagagagagagagagagagaggaagagagagagagagagagagagagagagaggaagagagagattcTG AACGTAGGGGTTTAGCAGCAGTGTTAGGGAACCTGTTGCTGATAACTCAGTATGTCACACCAACAACATGGCTGACGACGAGTGAGCGGAGGAGGCTGTGTGTCCGCTGCGGGGCGCTGTTAACCTCTGACCGTCCACCtagtgggaggagagagagagagagagagagagagagagagggagagagagagagagagagggagagagagagagagggagagggagagagagagagagagagagagagggagagagagagagagacagagagagagggagcgagcgagagacagagagagagggagcgagcgagagagagtgtgtgtgagagagagagagagagagagagggagagagagagagggagagagggagagatagagagagggagagggagggagcgagagagagtgtgtgtgtga